A genomic segment from Panulirus ornatus isolate Po-2019 chromosome 7, ASM3632096v1, whole genome shotgun sequence encodes:
- the LOC139749588 gene encoding uncharacterized protein isoform X4 produces the protein MALLRIGLIEAPETSKFHRFGKTNEGFNPFDQIVSIVLRSRLNSGLGVIPFERNGVTIKEEQIDEDVDNEDFAEYEIKYTELVNEVLPSDIRVVAWCPIKTGYSAKFDRPICTYRYFFPRGSLNIKMMNEAAQHLLGRHDYINLYKRDTVKGMNCLYRQIHSIKVTPSCCNQAEDGSRSFCDSIGHVRIHTQTENENEIETESDDDARENWSQDCGKSFHNKKHSSQVGVKRRKHARKRTVNSDGYDMYVITIKGQDFLWFEIRKIMAMLFHVGEGQGTPDAILELLDVKSTYRGQQLSVASDVPLNLSRSTFEGEKWQWDNKALQLVISRLQGLWSQQSVRATALRHTLWNFESCYVENTSNMKHKDSSSDLPHDQCKNLVGWEKVCVFSSYSRAPNNDHEYSSQKPVLSVLDSRNGEEADFNHTATILLIEFIRQRFKRFLLVHTRPLVYKEVQEELHSRGFSFTLENIRRKWNNLISTYRKIKEGNSEGLSANISWDYYKLLDDLLGINVLAVPTSESAEGEVSKHPVDFGHPQALKSVTSLKPVSAEKATTVTPVHLLQASPAVSSYCQTHPQVIESVTTLPLSNQSQTLLQSSAPITTLLHHDGDTIFATQTIPTNTGAEEKSLRNIPDITTVFLEYNLQQGEKRLDRINEHLQYMTKKAARKIEYRRRKEKREESNLKALRDIGKASEDMRNRLLDI, from the exons ATTCGGAAAAACGAATGAAGGGTTTAACCCATTTGATCAGATCGTTTCAATTGTGCTACGTAGTCGCCTAAACTCAGGACTTGGTGTCATTCCTTTTGAAAGAAATGGAGTGACAATTAAAGAAGAACAAATTGATGAAGATGTAGATAATGAAGATTTTGCGGAATATGAGATTAAGTATACAGAACTTGTGAATGAAG TTCTGCCATCTGACATAAGGGTGGTAGCATGGTGTCCAATAAAGACAGGATACTCTGCAAAGTTTGACAGGCCCATCTGTACTTACAGATATTTCTTTCCAAGAGGAAGTTTGAATATTAAG atGATGAATGAAGCAGCACAGCATTTGCTGGGACGTCATGATTATATTAATTTATACAAAAGAGATACAGTTAAAGGAATGAATTGTCTATATCGGCAAATCCACTCCATCAAAGTTACTCCAAGTTGCTGTAATCAAGCAGAAGATGGCAGCAGATCTTTCTGTGATTCCATTGGTCATGtaagaatacacacacaaacagaaaatgAGAATGAAATAGAAACTGAATCAGATGATGATGCTAGAGAAAATTGGAGTCAAGACTGTGGTAAATCATTTCACAATAAGAAACACTCTTCTCAGGTTGGGGTAAAGAGGAGAAAACATGCACGTAAAAGAACTGTAAATAGTGATGGCTATGATATGTATGTCATAACTATTAAAGGCCAAGATTTCTTGTGGTTTGAAATACGTAAAATCATGGCAATGCTCTTTCATGTCGGAGAGGGACAGGGCACACCAGATGCCATATTGGAGTTACTAGATGTAAAATCTACGTACAG GGGTCAGCAACTTTCGGTTGCAAGTGATGTACCTTTGAATCTTAGTCGAAGTACCTTTGAAGGAGAAAAATGGCAGTGGGACAACAAAGCTTTACAGTTAGTTATATCTCGGCTTCAGGGCCTGTGGAGTCAACAGTCTGTTCG AGCAACAGCACTGAGACATACACTTTGGAATTTTGAGAGCTGCTACGTGGAGAACACATCAAACATGAAGCATAAGGACTCATCTAGTGATCTTCCACATGACCAGTGTAAAAACTTAGTTGGTTGGGAAAAAGTTTGTGTATTTTCATCGTATTCCAGAGCCCCTAACAATg ACCATGAATATTCTTCACAGAAGCCAGTGTTATCTGTACTTGACAGCAGAAATGGAG AGGAAGCAGACTTTAATCATACGGCTACAATTCTTCTGATTGAATTTATCAGACAAAGGTTCAAAAGATTTCTTTTAGTACACACACGCCCATTAGTTTACAAGGAAGTGCAAGAGGAGCTCCATTCTCGTGGTTTCTCCTTCACTTTAGAAAATATCCGAAGAAAGTGGAACAACCTGATATCAACATATCGGAAGATAAAGGAAGGAAACAGTGAAGGCCTCTCTGCAAACATATCATGGGATTATTATAAG TTGTTGGATGATCTTTTGGGGATAAATGTTCTTGCAGTGCCTACATCTGAATCTGCTGAGGGTGAAGTTTCAAAACATCCTGTGGATTTTGGTCATCCTCAGGCACTGAAATCAGTGACATCATTGAAACCAGTCAGTGCAGAGAAGGCTACAACAGTTACTCCTGTCCATCTATTACAAGCATCACCTGCTGTTTCATCATATTGTCAGACACATCCTCAGGTTATAGAATCAGTTACCACTCTGCCTCTTTCAAATCAGTCTCAAACATTGCTCCAGTCTTCGGCACCCATTACTACCCTTCTCCACCATGATGGAGATACAATCTTTGCAACTCAGACTATACCAACAAATACAGGAGCTGAAGAAAAGTCATTAAGAAACATTCCAGATATAACTACAGTCTTCTTGGAATATAACCTTCAACAAGGTGAAAAGCGATTGGATAGAATAAATGAACATTTACAGTACATGacaaagaaagcagcaagaaaaATAGAgtacagaagaaggaaagaaaagagagaagaatcgAATTTGAAGGCATTAAGGGATATTGGAAAAGCATCAGAAGATATGAGAAATAGGTTATTAGACATTTGA